A single genomic interval of Helianthus annuus cultivar XRQ/B chromosome 13, HanXRQr2.0-SUNRISE, whole genome shotgun sequence harbors:
- the LOC110897281 gene encoding G-type lectin S-receptor-like serine/threonine-protein kinase At5g24080, producing MNTPLISSFLLALFLISSCYSVTAQPFDYPTAKLSTTWTNKESAPHSVTFTDGSTVRAILLRGSFGFKFACGFYCNGTCDTYLFAVFIVQTNSGSGIVGPAIAFPQIVWSANRNHPVKLGAKLNLNKAGDLVLRDADGSLVWSTNTAGKQVTGMQITDTGNLVLVDARKKIVWQSLLDNLDVMGRPGTGQRAGSKLGWIEK from the coding sequence ATGAATACACCATTAATTTCTAGTTTTCTCCTTGCTCTCTTTCTCATCTCATCTTGCTACTCAGTCACTGCCCAGCCCTTCGACTACCCTACCGCAAAACTTTCCACTACATGGACCAACAAAGAGTCCGCACCCCACTCCGTAACCTTCACAGACGGCTCAACGGTCCGAGCCATCCTCCTTAGAGGATCATTCGGATTTAAGTTTGCCTGTGGGTTCTACTGCAACGGGACCTGCGACACTTACCTCTTCGCAGTCTTCATAGTCCAAACCAACAGCGGGTCGGGTATTGTTGGACCGGCTATCGCGTTCCCTCAAATTGTTTGGTCAGCAAACCGAAACCATCCTGTTAAACTCGGTGCAAAACTAAACCTTAACAAAGCCGGAGATTTAGTGCTCCGTGATGCCGATGGTAGCCTTGTTTGGTCTACCAACACAGCTGGAAAACAAGTTACTGGCATGCAAATAACCGATACTGGAAACCTAGTATTGGTTGATGCTCGTAAGAAGATTGTTTGGCAATCTTTGTTGGATAATCTTGATGTGATGGGTCGACCGGGTACGGGTCAGCGGGCCGGATCTAAACTGGGTTGGATAGAAAAATGA